A segment of the Candidatus Methanomethylicota archaeon genome:
TTAAAATTTCTCTATAACCTATATAACCAATTAATTTTCCATTATCACAAACACATACACTATCAATAGATTTTTTATTCAATATATCTAAAGTTTCTAGTATAGTGCTATCTTTATCAATAGTTGGAGGATCTTTCGTCAATATTTTTATTAATCTAATTTTTCCTCCCCCCGAGCTAATACCTTAACAAAATCAAATTTTGTAATAAGTCCACTTAATTCTCCTTTACTATTAACAACAGGCATTCCACCTATATTATTATCTATGAGTAATTTAGCAGCCTTACTTGCATCAGTATCTTCTTCTACAACTATTGGATTCTCTGTCATTATATCTTCAGCTAAAGGAATGAAATATATTCTATCATAAGATATTTCACCAAGTTCATTTTTTCTTTTCTTGAAAAAACTTTCAGTTTTTCTTGACGGAGCTATAAAAGATAAGTCAGTTTCAGTAATAATACCTATTGGTTTATTTCCTTCTAAAACTATAACTCTATCAGTATTAAGCTCATCAAGTAGATTAATTACTCTATAAATACTATGATATTTATGTATTACAGGAAGATTTTCTCTTTGACACATTGATTTAACTGTAAGTTTCTCAGTAAAATTTTCTGCAAAATATCTTGTAATATCTGTTTTAGTAATTATTCCTACAAGCTCTTCATTACTATCTACTACAGGTAAGCCACGAATATTTTCAGATACCATTTTTTTAGTAGCAAGAATAATTGAATCATCTTCATTTATTATAGAAACAGGACTCCTCATTACTTCATATACATATATTGAATTAAAATCTCTTAATTGAAATTTTTGATTTCTTATTTTTCTAATAATATCTTTTCTAGTAATTGTACCTATTGGATGTTTTCCTTCCACAACTACTAAACGACTTATTCCTTCTTTTAACATGATATTTCTAACATAAGCTAATGTATCTGATGGTTTGACAACAATAACTGGTGAACTCATATAATCTTTTACTTTCAATATGAATCACCTATTCACCAAATTCTGATCTACAATTTTCACATAAAAATTGGCCATTAACTTCTTTAAGAGAATCTGACCATTCTTCACAATTATCACAATAACCAGTCATAGTCTCTAATTCTTCTCTTTTCATCATAAGTCTTTCTCGAGTAGATTCAATAAGTATTTCAATCATTTCTGGTGCTGCAGAAAGAATATCACTTGCAGTTATTATTCCAACCATTTTTCCTTTTTCAACTACTACAAGTCTTCTAATATTAAGAGAAGCCATTTTCTTTGCTGCTTCCATTATTCCAACTCTAGGATCAATAACAAATAATGGTGATGACATTATATCCTTTGCAAGAACTTTATCTGGATCAAGACCTTTCGCAAGAACTCTTTCAATTAAATCTTTTTCAGTAATTATCCCAACAGGATTTCCATTAGATACTACTATTACAGATCCAATTTTTTTATTACTCATAGCAATAGCTACATCTCTTGCAGAAGAAGTTTCTGATAAGGTTATAACATCTCTTGTCATAATATCTCCAACTTTTATTGCTGATTTTATACTTTTCATAAAGAGAACCCAATTATATATTTCTCTTTCATGATATTTAAGCGGATCTCTTAATTTATAAAGGGTTAGATCCTCCAGGAGGAATTACTGTTAAAAATTCATTCTCAGGTATGAGATTTATTATTTGATGATATTTTTCATTTGCTCTTTTCAATAGAAGTTCTTTTATTTTCTTTACCAATTCTTTTCCTTCATACTTTCCAGGTAGAAGTTTAACAAAAGCTATGGAATTATTTTTAACAAAAAATTCATTACCCACAATAATTTTATACGAATTTTCAAATATTTGAACCCCTAGGTATATTGAAAGAGGAATATTTTTTACATAATTTCTTTCTCCATATATCATAAATGCACCTTTTCCAAGATATTCCCCAGGAGGGGGGGATTTTGTAACTTGATTTGCATTTACCCAATAACCATCTGCAGAACTAAGACCAGCTCTCCAAGCTTTTGAATATACTACAGCAAAAGCTACAGCTTCTCTTTTAGTTTCTTCGGTTATTTCTTTTCCACTTGATTTTACTATAACAACAGAGCCTCCAGGAACATCAGAGTGAGCAAAAATATCCTTTGGTTCTAAATATTTCTTAACAAGAATTTCATTTTGTTTAGCATCTTTTCCTCCAATTATTAAAAATCCTTGTGATGAAAATGTCCATCTGAATTTTTCATACCATTCTTTTTTCATTGATTTTATTGGAATTGGCTCTTGAATTTCTTGTAATCCTTTTTTCAATTTATTAATTTTATCTTCAGTTTCTTTCATTGCTTTCATAAGTCCATTTAATTTTTTAACATACTCTTTTGAAATTGAAAAAAATTTATTTGCATTTTCTGAAGCTGAAAGTTTAATATCTAATGGAATTTCTTTTTCTTCTAATATAATTTTAATAATTTTACCATCAACATTGGCTATTCTTATTGGTGAATTCTTTATTATGGTATCCCAATCAATATTACTTTTTCGCATTTTAATTATATAATTGATTAAATCTTGAATTTTAGTTAAATTATTGAGTATAATTTCACCAATTCTTCTATTTTCATTTATTTTATTCTCTAATTCTTTTGCATACTCTTTTTGTTTTATTATAATTTCTTCTAAATTTTTTATTTTTTCTTCTAAAGGTTGTTTTTCTTTTTCTATAATTTTCCTTAAAGTTAATCTTGAGAAATATTCATCAACTGCTATATTAAAAGATTCAAAATAAATACGCTCATAAGGAAGAGACATAAATTCAATGGGTTGAACAGAAATATTTTCTCCATCTTTTACCACTATATTTGGTTTAAGTGATTGATTATTAATTTCTTGAATTAATAATCTTGCAGAATTTAAAAATTTTCTAAAGTTTTCTTCAGAAATTTCAGATTTAGGATCAATTGAGCATCTAAAAAGTACTTCTTCAATAAATTCTGGAGGTAAATTTACTTTTCTTACTATGAACTTTATAGTCTCAATTTTTTCTAATTTTATTTCATCAAAATTATCAAAAATATTTTTTCCTCTAATAGGAGGAGGTGAATATAATAATCCAGGAATTATAGATCTATCTCGCATTTTCTTTTGATAAAGTGCATAAATTATTTTTCCAGAATCATCAGTTATAATAATGTTTCCTTCTCCAAACACTTCAAGATAAAGCTTAAGTAGTCTATCTGATTTCAATGTAAAACAAATTATTCTATCTAAGTTTATTTGATCAATTGATACTAATATAGAATTGAGAAGATGAGATCTCATTATCATAGTATGTTGAGATGGCTTTTGAGGTATTGGATATTTATAGTTAGTAATATTAACTCTTTTACCTAATTCAAATATTAAGTTAATATTTCCACTTAATGTATGAAAACGAAATATGTATGCCCAGTCATCCAAATTGTATATATTTTCCATACGAGCATTTATAAGTAAAGATCTTAACTCTCTTATAATAGCTAGGAGGTCTATGGATGTCAAGTAAAGCTTCAGAAATATCACCTATTCAACGAAATATTTACAGGAGGATGTATTATATAAGAGTAATATTTGCAATAATTGCAGGAGTTTTAAGTGGTATATTAAAATTGGAAGAAGGCTTAGGACTTATATTAGGATCTTCATTTTTCATATTAACATATTTACTCTTTAGATTTGGTATCAAGAGCATATATACAAATGTTAAGGATACGAAAAAATATTACACTACAGGAATTTTTTCATACTTCTTGATTTGGTATGTGATTTGGGTAATAGTATTTAATATTATTTGGATGAGGTGATTTTACATTCATTTTTAGATTTCTTCTTTATGATTTATCTTTGCATCTTCTTTTAATGGATAATCTGGATATTCCTTCTTAAGCATTGAAAGAGTCTTTAAAATCATTTCCCAACATAATAAAAATCCTTTCTCATAATCATCCACTGTAGGTCTAAAAGCTTCATTTTTAAAATTTTCAGATAATTCTTCAATTTTTTTGAAGTCCTCATATTTATAGACTTTAGTAAAAAATGCATCCTTTTCTTTCATAGCAAGATATGCTCCCTTTATAGCATCAAAAAATCCTTTTCCTAAATCTCCAAATTCAAGTAACTTATCTTTTAAAGGAGGAAGTTCTTGTTCCACTCTTGCAAAATTTTTAAAATAAATATATCTAACAACTTGTGAAATTATAGGAAAGAACTTTTTTAATTGATCATAAGTTGTCATGAATAAATAGAAGAATATTCTTTATTTAATACTTTATTGTAGTTATCTATGTGTATTAGTCAGGCTGTTCTAGGTATTGTGGTTTATATGAGCTTTTTTCAACACCCATTAATGGCTCATTAGGTTATTAAG
Coding sequences within it:
- a CDS encoding CBS domain-containing protein, translating into MKVKDYMSSPVIVVKPSDTLAYVRNIMLKEGISRLVVVEGKHPIGTITRKDIIRKIRNQKFQLRDFNSIYVYEVMRSPVSIINEDDSIILATKKMVSENIRGLPVVDSNEELVGIITKTDITRYFAENFTEKLTVKSMCQRENLPVIHKYHSIYRVINLLDELNTDRVIVLEGNKPIGIITETDLSFIAPSRKTESFFKKRKNELGEISYDRIYFIPLAEDIMTENPIVVEEDTDASKAAKLLIDNNIGGMPVVNSKGELSGLITKFDFVKVLARGEEKLD
- a CDS encoding CBS domain-containing protein, with protein sequence MKSIKSAIKVGDIMTRDVITLSETSSARDVAIAMSNKKIGSVIVVSNGNPVGIITEKDLIERVLAKGLDPDKVLAKDIMSSPLFVIDPRVGIMEAAKKMASLNIRRLVVVEKGKMVGIITASDILSAAPEMIEILIESTRERLMMKREELETMTGYCDNCEEWSDSLKEVNGQFLCENCRSEFGE
- the rqcH gene encoding ribosome rescue protein RqcH, yielding MENIYNLDDWAYIFRFHTLSGNINLIFELGKRVNITNYKYPIPQKPSQHTMIMRSHLLNSILVSIDQINLDRIICFTLKSDRLLKLYLEVFGEGNIIITDDSGKIIYALYQKKMRDRSIIPGLLYSPPPIRGKNIFDNFDEIKLEKIETIKFIVRKVNLPPEFIEEVLFRCSIDPKSEISEENFRKFLNSARLLIQEINNQSLKPNIVVKDGENISVQPIEFMSLPYERIYFESFNIAVDEYFSRLTLRKIIEKEKQPLEEKIKNLEEIIIKQKEYAKELENKINENRRIGEIILNNLTKIQDLINYIIKMRKSNIDWDTIIKNSPIRIANVDGKIIKIILEEKEIPLDIKLSASENANKFFSISKEYVKKLNGLMKAMKETEDKINKLKKGLQEIQEPIPIKSMKKEWYEKFRWTFSSQGFLIIGGKDAKQNEILVKKYLEPKDIFAHSDVPGGSVVIVKSSGKEITEETKREAVAFAVVYSKAWRAGLSSADGYWVNANQVTKSPPPGEYLGKGAFMIYGERNYVKNIPLSIYLGVQIFENSYKIIVGNEFFVKNNSIAFVKLLPGKYEGKELVKKIKELLLKRANEKYHQIINLIPENEFLTVIPPGGSNPL